A genome region from Populus alba chromosome 3, ASM523922v2, whole genome shotgun sequence includes the following:
- the LOC118037891 gene encoding protein THYLAKOID ASSEMBLY 8, chloroplastic, protein MASFSYFHLNLTTPHFLSTKLKTLSPTKTSTFTPIRCGPRSKRGPLVRGRILSTEAILAIQSLKRADNNKSDSSKKLPNLARMIRSDLLSIIRELLRQDLCSLALQVLSTLRSEYPGQIDLNLYADVIFALSRNKCFDDIDRLIGDLEEGESWVKWGSDRGLLRVVRGLVEARRKESTVRICGMLRRSGCGDTWTSDEYVVKVLRRGLKEMGEIELASEVDREFGNASRGNLEKFVI, encoded by the coding sequence ATGGCTTCCTTCTCCTACTTTCACTTAAACCTCACCACTCCACATTTCCTTTCTACAAAACTCAAGACCCTAAGCCCTACAAAAACCTCCACTTTCACTCCCATACGCTGCGGTCCACGCTCCAAACGTGGACCTCTTGTCAGAGGCCGCATCTTAAGCACTGAAGCAATCCTAGCCATCCAATCCCTCAAACGCGCCGACAACAACAAATCTGATTCCAGTAAGAAACTCCCAAACCTCGCCCGCATGATTAGGTCAGACCTCCTCTCTATCATTCGCGAGCTCCTGCGTCAAGACTTGTGCTCCCTAGCCCTTCAAGTCCTCTCAACCCTCCGATCAGAATACCCCGGCCAGATTGACCTTAATTTATACGCTGACGTCATCTTTGCGCTGTCCAGGAATAAATGTTTCGACGACATCGATCGTTTGATTGGTGATTTGGAGGAAGGGGAGAGTTGGGTAAAGTGGGGAAGTGATCGGGGGCTGTTGAGGGTAGTCAGAGGGCTGGTTGAGGCTAGGAGGAAGGAATCAACGGTTAGAATTTGTGGGATGCTGCGGAGGAGTGGTTGTGGAGACACGTGGACGTCTGATGAGTATGTGGTTAAGGTGCTGCGCAGAGGGTTAAAGGAAATGGGTGAGATAGAGTTGGCTAGTGAGGTTGATAGGGAATTTGGAAATGCTTCTAGGggtaatttggagaaatttgtTATCTGA